The following are encoded together in the Paludisphaera mucosa genome:
- a CDS encoding FkbM family methyltransferase → MSDSVAVSPRQAAHCSVRLPNGMAVDSLGVDDTLMVYRDIFEDDCYRRGGVAIHDGDCILDVGANTGLFILYLNSILADARVYAFEPLPATFQVLSRNIERHNHLTVSLFNVGLSQSAGRAAFTYYPRMSNASTMFPDESSRAALMGRDYILQRFRTLPRPWAALLSLCPSWIRVALAERVRKYYLKKHKVTCGLTTLSGVLRKHGICRVDLLKVDAEQSEQSILAGLDDEDWPKIRQVVIEVHGGDEAIRDMRRSLHRRGFQTAVESNPTFPSLSLLYGVRPDDSPRN, encoded by the coding sequence ATGTCGGATTCCGTCGCGGTCTCGCCGAGGCAAGCTGCACACTGCTCGGTCCGCCTCCCCAACGGGATGGCCGTCGACAGCCTCGGCGTCGACGACACGCTCATGGTCTACCGCGACATCTTCGAGGACGACTGCTACCGCCGGGGCGGCGTCGCGATCCACGACGGCGACTGCATCCTCGACGTGGGGGCCAATACGGGCCTGTTCATCCTCTACCTGAACTCCATCCTCGCCGACGCCCGCGTGTATGCGTTCGAGCCCCTGCCGGCCACCTTCCAGGTGCTGAGCCGCAACATCGAGCGGCACAATCACCTGACCGTCAGCCTGTTCAACGTCGGCCTCTCGCAGAGCGCGGGGAGGGCGGCCTTCACGTATTACCCGCGGATGTCCAACGCCTCGACCATGTTCCCGGACGAATCGTCGCGGGCGGCGCTCATGGGCCGGGATTACATCCTCCAGCGCTTTCGCACGCTCCCGCGCCCCTGGGCCGCCTTGCTGTCGCTGTGCCCTTCGTGGATCCGCGTCGCCCTTGCGGAGCGGGTCCGGAAGTATTATCTGAAGAAGCACAAGGTGACCTGCGGGCTGACCACCCTGTCGGGCGTCCTGCGCAAGCACGGCATCTGCCGCGTGGACCTGCTGAAGGTCGACGCGGAGCAGAGCGAGCAGTCCATCCTGGCGGGTCTCGACGACGAGGACTGGCCGAAGATCCGCCAGGTCGTCATCGAGGTCCACGGCGGCGACGAGGCGATCCGCGACATGAGACGCTCCCTGCATCGCCGCGGCTTCCAGACGGCGGTGGAGTCGAACCCGACCTTCCCGAGCCTCTCGCTGCTCTACGGCGTGAGGCCGGACGACTCCCCGAGGAATTGA
- a CDS encoding J domain-containing protein: MLLMAENQDDRVIWVVVELHRPKQRIRSRIILHLGEFGSREEAEAAFLARIATDPRLREHVESWAVHAEDVLKDRKARAKFFRFGASTGGVAEYADEALRRHAREEEQARERARAAFWNSGGSSSAFATLGLPSAASMAEIKAAYRRMAVQMHPDRGGDHMAMVRLNAAYETAVEYAAWRG; this comes from the coding sequence ATGTTGCTGATGGCCGAGAACCAGGACGACCGGGTCATCTGGGTCGTCGTGGAGCTGCACCGGCCGAAGCAACGGATCCGCAGCCGGATCATCCTCCACCTCGGGGAGTTCGGGTCCCGGGAAGAAGCCGAGGCCGCCTTCCTGGCGCGGATCGCGACCGACCCCCGGCTCCGCGAGCACGTCGAGTCGTGGGCGGTCCACGCGGAAGACGTGCTGAAGGATCGCAAGGCGCGGGCCAAGTTCTTCCGGTTCGGCGCGTCCACCGGCGGCGTCGCGGAGTACGCCGACGAGGCCCTGCGCCGGCACGCCCGGGAGGAGGAGCAGGCCAGGGAGAGGGCGCGCGCGGCCTTCTGGAACTCGGGCGGCTCGTCCTCCGCGTTCGCCACGCTCGGCCTCCCCAGCGCCGCCTCGATGGCCGAGATCAAGGCCGCCTACCGCCGGATGGCCGTCCAGATGCACCCGGACCGGGGCGGGGACCACATGGCGATGGTCCGGCTCAACGCCGCTTACGAGACGGCCGTCGAGTACGCCGCCTGGCGCGGCTGA
- a CDS encoding nuclease-related domain-containing protein, giving the protein MGLLDRLRQWSEIQKVRPAEESAGVTGGRDGELLVRELVGSSGRFKDAHLLAGRRIPSKRQGRRREIDLIVCTPAMIQLIEVKNWSGRLTIRDGTWLQTRRGGDVVDHGDMIRENGLRRDAVVEYLRDRGLVLDEQVVRDHIAAKVVFTNPNLELAPEVEARPDVVSRRELDGELGPPGRKGLAERMFSSLVEFCLNSVARSGDAAGRIPSDLYEKIVSHLAEVQTWDELGYYGSQVVTGDVVALNIGKEKYRKPQLTEMAGGSPIQLRWTRGRFWGLVKAVTGLGSLGSVTLGKHRLEVSTADTVMFHAVGDVEPRPRRLVDLSRIVLG; this is encoded by the coding sequence TTGGGACTCCTCGATCGACTCAGGCAGTGGTCCGAGATTCAGAAGGTTCGACCCGCCGAGGAGTCGGCGGGCGTGACGGGCGGGCGGGACGGCGAGCTCCTGGTGAGGGAGCTGGTCGGGTCGTCAGGCCGGTTCAAGGACGCCCACCTCCTGGCCGGCCGTCGCATCCCCTCGAAGCGGCAGGGCCGGCGGCGCGAGATCGACCTGATCGTCTGCACGCCCGCGATGATCCAGCTCATCGAGGTGAAGAACTGGTCGGGGCGGTTGACCATCCGGGACGGGACCTGGCTCCAGACCCGGCGCGGCGGGGACGTCGTCGATCACGGCGACATGATCCGCGAGAACGGGCTCCGGCGGGACGCCGTGGTCGAGTACCTGCGCGATCGCGGGCTCGTCCTCGACGAGCAGGTCGTCCGGGACCACATCGCCGCGAAGGTCGTCTTCACGAACCCGAACCTCGAACTCGCCCCGGAGGTCGAGGCCCGTCCGGACGTGGTCTCCCGGCGGGAACTCGACGGCGAACTCGGGCCGCCGGGCCGGAAAGGGCTCGCCGAGCGGATGTTCTCGTCGCTGGTCGAATTCTGCCTGAATTCGGTGGCGAGGTCCGGCGACGCGGCCGGGCGGATCCCCTCCGACCTCTATGAAAAGATCGTCTCCCACCTCGCGGAGGTCCAGACCTGGGACGAGCTTGGCTATTACGGCTCGCAGGTGGTCACCGGCGACGTGGTGGCGCTGAACATCGGCAAGGAGAAGTACCGGAAGCCGCAACTGACCGAGATGGCGGGCGGCTCGCCGATCCAGCTGCGGTGGACGCGAGGCCGGTTCTGGGGGCTGGTGAAGGCCGTGACCGGGCTCGGCTCCCTCGGGAGCGTTACTCTTGGGAAGCACCGCCTGGAGGTGTCGACCGCCGACACGGTCATGTTCCACGCCGTCGGCGACGTCGAGCCCAGGCCTCGCAGGTTGGTCGATCTGAGCCGGATCGTCCTGGGGTAG
- a CDS encoding FMN-binding negative transcriptional regulator: MYVPASFAETDAARLNDFMRRHGFALLTSHGEGGLVASHLPLLLDADAGPRGRLIGHMARANPQWRLVEGEVMAVFSGPHAYVSPSWYEEAGTVPTWNYAAVHAYGVFRLVEDREGLLDVLRRSVATYEGPRPEPWRFDEADPQVEMMLRAIVGFRIEITRLEGKWKLSQNHPEGRRRKVIRALAARPDEDSRAIAGMMEEAMVEAGRSPDGPSKGPRS; this comes from the coding sequence ATGTACGTCCCCGCCTCCTTCGCCGAGACCGACGCGGCCAGGCTGAACGATTTCATGAGGCGGCACGGCTTCGCCCTCCTCACCTCGCACGGCGAGGGCGGGCTGGTCGCCAGCCATCTGCCGCTGTTGCTCGACGCGGACGCCGGCCCGCGCGGCCGGCTGATCGGGCACATGGCCAGGGCCAACCCGCAGTGGCGACTTGTCGAGGGCGAGGTCATGGCCGTCTTCTCCGGGCCGCACGCCTACGTCTCGCCGTCGTGGTACGAGGAGGCGGGGACCGTCCCGACCTGGAACTACGCCGCCGTCCACGCCTACGGCGTCTTCCGCCTCGTCGAGGATCGGGAAGGCCTCCTGGACGTCCTGCGACGGTCGGTCGCGACCTACGAGGGCCCGAGGCCCGAGCCCTGGCGGTTCGACGAGGCGGACCCGCAGGTCGAGATGATGCTCAGGGCCATCGTGGGGTTCCGCATCGAGATCACCCGGCTGGAGGGCAAGTGGAAGCTCTCGCAGAACCACCCGGAGGGCCGTCGCAGAAAGGTGATCCGGGCCCTGGCCGCGCGGCCGGACGAGGATTCGCGCGCGATCGCCGGGATGATGGAGGAAGCGATGGTCGAGGCCGGAAGATCGCCCGACGGACCATCGAAGGGGCCTCGATCGTGA
- a CDS encoding SEC-C metal-binding domain-containing protein, which yields MSEKLGRNDLCPCGSGRLFKKCCRDAGCFRRRRARPLRAMIGATEGSIEPCTSPPPSPRPTRPG from the coding sequence CTGAGCGAGAAGCTCGGCCGCAACGACCTCTGCCCCTGCGGCAGCGGTCGCCTGTTCAAGAAGTGCTGCCGCGACGCCGGCTGCTTTCGACGGCGTCGGGCGCGACCATTACGAGCGATGATCGGCGCGACGGAGGGATCGATCGAGCCATGTACGTCCCCGCCTCCTTCGCCGAGACCGACGCGGCCAGGCTGA
- a CDS encoding DUF2293 domain-containing protein, whose amino-acid sequence MDDHTFGPGPTPDTVRTADGRVHAAPEGWSLLPPGDPGLTRRVKAAGDHWVVQEKRGRKVFSRGVWAASATIDRIRAELDAERSTEAYARRRQADARRRDDVQAAYVEDFRGAVTAFLGFDPAHADVADRLALAVAEHATPVGSGTVARTERIPVEQRAEAAVIAWLRHRTTGYDGMAIPKKKGARREVRRMFARRSQELLQRYRRGEPVDDACPLKRALTTNDGDRTIVE is encoded by the coding sequence ATGGACGATCACACCTTCGGCCCCGGGCCGACCCCGGACACCGTCCGGACCGCCGACGGCCGGGTCCACGCCGCGCCGGAGGGATGGTCGCTCCTCCCTCCCGGCGACCCCGGGCTGACTCGCCGGGTGAAGGCCGCCGGCGATCACTGGGTCGTGCAGGAGAAGCGCGGCCGGAAGGTGTTCTCCCGCGGCGTCTGGGCGGCGTCGGCGACCATCGACCGGATCCGGGCCGAGCTGGACGCCGAGCGGTCCACCGAAGCCTACGCCCGTCGGAGGCAGGCCGACGCCCGCCGCCGCGACGACGTCCAGGCCGCCTACGTCGAAGACTTCCGCGGGGCCGTGACGGCGTTCCTCGGCTTCGATCCCGCTCACGCCGACGTCGCCGATCGGCTGGCCCTGGCCGTCGCCGAGCATGCCACGCCGGTCGGCAGCGGCACGGTCGCCCGGACGGAGCGCATCCCAGTCGAGCAGCGGGCCGAGGCCGCCGTCATCGCCTGGCTGCGGCACCGGACCACCGGCTACGACGGCATGGCGATCCCGAAGAAGAAGGGCGCGCGGCGAGAGGTCCGCCGAATGTTCGCCCGCCGCTCCCAGGAGCTGTTGCAGCGGTACCGTCGCGGCGAGCCGGTCGACGACGCGTGCCCGCTGAAGCGGGCGCTGACGACCAACGACGGCGACCGAACGATCGTCGAGTGA
- a CDS encoding tetratricopeptide repeat protein, whose protein sequence is MSAADASGDDPRDARALVVRGRARQVQGDLAGALADFDEAIRRESDDADALGGRAAARHAMGDLAGAVADFDRAIAAAPRAAWLYNGRGAALHVDDDLRAAVADYDRAIALDPAFAEAYRNRGHARYAEGDLEAAIADYTEVVRLGPADASSHLHRGEVRLAAEDYEGAAADFGEVIRLDPNHARAYQGRAAAREALGRDDLAEADHDAAERLGDEEPTGGSTMSVTERKPQIHALLQSHFDPTAVEDLTITERPFPLRVRADLQRAVDQVLRDGAVVSFFCGVRKPHAFEGISFSELLIRDRNNPVQSVPPLYEEVDVGEEHPVRCLKNGLWLLEAEGARFAVFLEQSTQFHRVQTLRIQVATPNDPQGFRASQGFLKRLEDAVQRAESYRGKILSLEAGERYSGRTSGILVHKLASVDRDQVILPPSTLDLLERNVTRFVGLRSRLSALGLATKKGLLFYGPPGTGKTHTIHYLAGSLAGHTTLMITAEQVGLLDEYMALARLLQPSIVVIEDVDLIARDRTTMNSPCEEVMLNKLLNEMDGLKPDSEILFILTTNRPEALEAALASRPGRVDQAIEFPLPDDDGRAKLVRLYARGMETPDEVVDAIVKRTEGVSASFIKELMRRTAQFHLERGGSSRIGLEDVESALDELLFSGGTLNRKLLGGRVDAAGPSCSP, encoded by the coding sequence GTGAGCGCCGCCGACGCCTCAGGCGACGATCCCCGGGACGCTCGGGCCCTCGTCGTCAGGGGCCGGGCGCGGCAGGTCCAGGGCGATCTCGCGGGGGCGCTCGCCGACTTCGACGAGGCGATCCGACGTGAGTCCGACGACGCCGACGCCCTCGGCGGGCGGGCCGCCGCTCGTCATGCGATGGGCGACCTCGCCGGGGCGGTCGCCGACTTCGACCGGGCGATCGCCGCGGCTCCGCGGGCGGCCTGGCTGTACAACGGCCGGGGCGCGGCCCTGCACGTCGACGACGACCTTCGCGCCGCCGTCGCCGACTACGACCGGGCCATCGCCCTCGATCCGGCCTTCGCGGAGGCTTACCGGAACCGGGGCCACGCGCGCTACGCCGAGGGCGACCTCGAGGCCGCGATCGCCGATTACACCGAGGTCGTCCGGCTCGGCCCGGCCGACGCCTCGTCCCACCTCCATCGCGGCGAGGTCCGGCTGGCGGCCGAGGATTACGAGGGGGCCGCCGCCGATTTCGGCGAGGTGATCCGCCTCGACCCGAACCATGCAAGGGCGTACCAGGGCCGCGCCGCAGCCCGGGAGGCGCTGGGCCGGGACGACCTGGCGGAGGCCGACCACGACGCGGCGGAGCGGCTCGGCGACGAGGAACCCACCGGAGGATCGACGATGAGCGTGACCGAGCGTAAGCCCCAGATCCACGCCCTGCTCCAGTCCCACTTCGACCCGACGGCGGTGGAAGACCTCACCATCACGGAAAGGCCGTTCCCCCTCCGGGTCCGGGCCGACTTGCAGCGGGCCGTCGATCAGGTCTTGCGGGACGGCGCGGTCGTCTCGTTCTTCTGCGGGGTCAGGAAGCCCCACGCCTTCGAGGGGATCAGCTTCTCGGAGCTGCTGATCCGCGACCGCAACAACCCCGTCCAGTCGGTCCCGCCGCTCTACGAGGAGGTCGACGTCGGCGAGGAGCATCCCGTCCGCTGCCTGAAGAACGGCCTGTGGCTGCTCGAAGCCGAAGGCGCGAGGTTCGCCGTCTTCCTGGAGCAGAGCACCCAGTTCCACCGGGTCCAGACGCTGCGGATCCAGGTCGCCACGCCCAACGACCCGCAGGGCTTCCGGGCCTCGCAGGGCTTCCTCAAGCGGCTGGAAGACGCCGTCCAGCGGGCCGAGTCGTACCGGGGCAAGATCCTCTCGCTGGAGGCGGGCGAACGGTACTCGGGCCGGACGTCGGGCATCCTGGTCCACAAGCTGGCCTCGGTGGACCGGGACCAGGTCATCCTGCCGCCCAGCACCCTCGACCTCCTGGAGCGGAACGTGACGCGGTTCGTCGGCCTCCGCTCGCGGCTCTCGGCCCTGGGGCTGGCGACGAAGAAGGGCCTGCTGTTCTACGGGCCGCCGGGGACCGGGAAGACGCACACGATCCACTACCTGGCCGGGTCGCTGGCGGGCCACACCACACTCATGATCACCGCCGAGCAGGTCGGCCTGCTCGACGAGTACATGGCGCTCGCCCGGCTGCTCCAGCCCAGCATCGTGGTGATCGAGGACGTGGACCTCATCGCCAGGGACCGCACCACGATGAACAGCCCGTGCGAAGAGGTGATGCTGAACAAGCTGCTCAACGAGATGGACGGCCTGAAGCCCGACTCGGAGATCCTCTTCATCCTGACGACGAACCGCCCCGAGGCGCTGGAGGCCGCGCTGGCGTCGCGGCCGGGCCGCGTCGACCAGGCGATCGAGTTCCCGCTGCCCGACGACGACGGTCGCGCCAAGCTGGTCCGGCTCTACGCCCGGGGCATGGAGACGCCCGACGAGGTCGTGGACGCGATCGTGAAGCGGACCGAGGGCGTGAGCGCCTCGTTCATCAAGGAGTTGATGCGACGCACGGCCCAGTTCCACCTGGAGCGGGGCGGGTCGAGCCGGATCGGGCTCGAGGACGTCGAATCCGCGCTCGACGAGCTGCTCTTCAGCGGCGGGACGTTGAACCGGAAGCTGCTCGGGGGCCGCGTCGACGCGGCGGGGCCTTCGTGCAGCCCGTGA